One Candidatus Zixiibacteriota bacterium genomic window carries:
- a CDS encoding class I SAM-dependent methyltransferase has product MNDDLYSKPRYYHLAFQEAYKYEKRTIKDCFSRHVSFPVKRVMEVACGTGRMLVALPPLGYHVTGYDLSTEMVEYSIERTRKAELEESVIVVQGDMASITFDDKFDAAINLINSIGYLHSDEDILSHLRNTADALNSGGVYLVCLGCGDDEPGSGSWPIKGNNVKGTATWGVTKSDTEKKLSYQYFQMEVVDNSTEVSFRDEHILRLWSYDDFKRLVKESGRFVLEAIYDEGGKPVPPETNITSETGNLFYVLKVR; this is encoded by the coding sequence TTGAACGACGACCTGTACTCGAAGCCACGATACTACCATCTTGCCTTTCAAGAGGCTTACAAATACGAGAAAAGGACAATCAAAGACTGCTTTTCCCGTCACGTATCATTTCCAGTCAAGCGAGTGATGGAGGTTGCCTGCGGTACGGGACGGATGTTGGTGGCTCTACCGCCATTAGGCTATCACGTCACTGGCTACGACCTGAGCACTGAAATGGTTGAGTACTCTATCGAGAGAACAAGGAAAGCAGAACTCGAAGAGTCTGTGATTGTCGTCCAGGGTGACATGGCCAGTATTACATTCGATGACAAATTCGATGCCGCTATCAACCTGATAAACAGCATTGGCTATCTGCATTCCGACGAGGACATACTGAGTCACCTGAGGAACACTGCCGATGCTCTCAATAGCGGAGGTGTGTATCTGGTTTGTCTTGGTTGTGGCGACGATGAACCAGGTTCCGGCAGCTGGCCTATTAAAGGCAATAATGTGAAAGGTACTGCAACCTGGGGCGTTACCAAATCGGATACGGAGAAGAAGCTGAGCTATCAGTACTTCCAGATGGAGGTTGTTGACAATAGCACTGAGGTGTCCTTCCGTGACGAACATATTCTGCGTTTGTGGTCCTACGACGATTTCAAACGGCTGGTTAAAGAATCCGGCAGATTTGTTCTTGAGGCGATCTATGACGAAGGCGGAAAACCCGTCCCACCGGAAACTAATATCACCAGTGAAACGGGCAATCTCTTCTACGTTCTAAAAGTACGGTAG
- a CDS encoding acetate kinase, with protein MNILVINCGSSSVKYQFIDTETEVALAKGTVARIGMSASLLTHKPHDREQTVISAQILDHIQAVEHVINILLSEKHGVIKDRSEIHAIGHRVVHGGEKFSDSVLITPELMRELRDLIELAPLHNPHNIRGINACRKTLEGVPQVAVFDTSMHSKMPDYAYIYGLPYVMYKRYGIRRYGFHGMSHRYVSLQAVDMIGRPIEEIKMITCHLGNGASIAALDGGVSIDTSMGFTPLEGLLMGTRTGDMDPAIILHIMAREELTLHEANTLLNKHSGLLGISGVSADMQEITSAAISGHSNAQLAFEAYCYRIRKYIGAYTAALGGLDAVVFTGGIGENSMRVRRAVCTGFDYLGMTIDANKNNAVDGNEHDISSDDSRVKTLVIPTNEELVIARDTKRIIEQSA; from the coding sequence ATGAATATTCTAGTAATCAATTGCGGCTCGTCATCGGTGAAATATCAATTCATCGACACTGAGACAGAAGTTGCCCTGGCCAAGGGTACCGTAGCACGGATAGGCATGTCTGCCTCACTGTTGACCCACAAACCTCACGACCGCGAACAGACCGTGATCTCGGCCCAGATTCTTGACCATATCCAGGCGGTCGAACACGTGATCAACATCCTGCTATCGGAAAAGCACGGAGTGATCAAGGACCGCTCGGAGATCCACGCCATCGGTCATCGGGTGGTTCATGGCGGTGAAAAGTTCAGTGATTCAGTGCTGATCACTCCCGAATTGATGAGAGAATTGCGCGACCTGATCGAACTCGCTCCCCTGCACAACCCGCACAATATTCGTGGTATCAATGCCTGCCGGAAGACTCTGGAGGGTGTCCCGCAAGTAGCCGTGTTCGACACTTCTATGCACAGCAAGATGCCCGACTACGCCTATATATACGGCCTCCCATACGTCATGTACAAGCGTTACGGTATTCGCCGTTATGGCTTCCACGGTATGTCGCATCGCTATGTTTCCCTCCAGGCAGTCGACATGATAGGCCGCCCCATAGAAGAAATAAAGATGATCACCTGCCATCTGGGCAATGGAGCCTCAATCGCGGCTCTCGATGGTGGCGTTTCGATCGACACTTCAATGGGGTTCACTCCACTGGAAGGACTCTTGATGGGCACCCGTACCGGGGATATGGATCCGGCGATTATCCTGCACATCATGGCGCGGGAAGAACTGACTCTGCACGAAGCCAACACCTTGCTCAATAAGCATTCAGGATTGCTCGGGATTTCCGGCGTCTCAGCAGACATGCAGGAAATAACCTCAGCCGCCATAAGCGGGCACAGCAACGCTCAACTGGCTTTTGAGGCCTACTGCTATCGTATCCGAAAGTACATCGGTGCCTACACCGCGGCTCTGGGAGGTCTGGACGCGGTGGTCTTCACAGGGGGGATCGGCGAAAACTCCATGCGTGTGCGTCGTGCTGTCTGCACCGGATTCGACTACCTTGGCATGACAATTGACGCCAACAAGAACAATGCCGTCGATGGTAATGAGCATGATATTTCTTCCGATGATTCCCGGGTCAAGACACTGGTAATACCCACCAATGAAGAATTGGTTATCGCTCGCGACACGAAACGGATTATTGAGCAGTCAGCATAG